The Aeromicrobium yanjiei DNA segment TCACGTCGTGGCCCATCTCGCGACCCCAACCGGACTCCTTCATGCCGCCGAACGGCATCGACGGGTCGAAGACGCCGTAGGAGTTGACCCACACCGTGCCGGCCTGGATCCGCGCCGCGACCGAGTGGGCCGTGGAGACGTTGCTGGTCCAGATGCCCGACGCGAGACCGTACCGGGTGTCGTTCGCCTGCGCGATGACGTCCTCGGTGTCGCTGAACCGCGAGGCCACGACGACGGGGCCGAAGATCTCCTCCTTGATGATGCGGGAGTCGGGCGCCGCGCCCGCGAAGATCGTCGGCTCGATGAAGTAGCCGCGCTCACCGATGCGGGCGCCGCCGGTGACGACCTCGCCCTCGCCCTTGCCGACCTCGAGGTAGCCGCTGACGCGCTCGAAGTGCTCCTTGCTCGCGACCGGGCCGATCTCGCTGGTCGGGTCGAAGCCGTCGCCGACCTTGATCTGGCGAGCCTTCTCGGCCATGCCCGCGACGACCTCGTCGTACACGTCGTCGTGGACGTACAGGCGCGAGGCCGCGGCACAGGCCTGACCGGCGTTGAAGAAGATGCCTGCCGAGGAGCCCGCGATAGCGGCCTCGATGTCGGCGTCCGGGAAGATGATGTTCGCGCTCTTGCCGCCGAGCTCGAGGGTGACCCGCTTGAGGTTGCCCTTCGCCGAGTCGAGGATGCGTCGTCCGGTCGCGGTCGAGCCCGTGAACGACACCTTGTCGACGTCCGGGTGCTCGGCCAGGCGCTGCCCGACCGTCGATCCGTAGCCGTTGACGACGTTGAAGACACCCGGGGGGATGCCTGCCTCGAGCGCCAGCTGGCCAAGACGCAGCGCCGACAGCGGCGTCGCCTCGGCGGGCTTCAGGACGACCGTGTTGCCGGCCGCGAGGGCCGGGGCCAGCTTCCAGGCGCTGATCGTCAGGGGGAAGTTCCACGGCACGATCAGGCCGACGACACCGAGCGCCTCACGACGCGTGTAGGTGTGGAAGTTGCCCGGCGCCGAGATCGGGATCGTGGCGCCCTCCAGCTTGGTCGCGAAGCCCGACATGTAGTGGAAGAGCCCGGCCGCGGACGGCACGTCGCCGCCCTTCGCGAACGCGAACGGCTTGCCCTGGTCCAGGGTCTCGACGCGACCCATCTCGTCGGCGTCGGCGAGCAGCAGGTCACCGAGACGCCACAGGGCTGCAGCGCGCTCATTCGGCTTCATGCGACGCCACGGGCCGTTCTCGAACGCCTCGCGGGCGACCGCGACCGCGCGGTCGACGTCGGCCGCGCTGCCCTCGGCGACCTGCGTGATGACCTCACCGGTGGAGGGGTTGATCGTGTCGAAGACCTTGCCGTCGAGAGCGTCGACGAACTCGCCGCCGATCAGGAGCTTGGTGTGCTCGATGGGCGCGCTGATGTCAGGTGTAACAGTCATGGGTTCTCCTCAGTAGGGCGGGGAAGCGGAGCTGGAGCCGGCCGGCTCAGTGCTCGTGGATCACGACGCCGCGGATGTTGCGTCCCGCGTGCATGTCGGCGACGGCCTCGTTGATCTCGTCCAGCTTGTAGCGGCGGGTCACGAGCTCGTCGAGCTTGAGCGTGCCGTCCTTGTACATCTGCAGCAGCTGCGGGATGTCGGCGGTCGGGTTGCAGTTGCCGTACATGACGCCCTGGAAGTGCTTCGCGAAGTTGGTGAAGTCCTGCGGGTTGATCGAGATGCCCTCGGTGGACTGGCCGACCGAGACGAGCACGCACGTGCCGGACTTGCCGACGGCGCGGAACGCGTCGCCGATGATGTCGCCGTCGACACGGCCCACGGTGATGATCGCGACGTTGACGCCCTGGCCGTTGGTCAGGTGGTCGATGCGGGACTGGGCCTCGGGGATCGACGCGTACACCTCGGTCGCGCCGAAGACCGCAGCCTGGTCGTGCTTGGCCGTGACGGGCTCGATCACGATGATGTGATCGGCACCTGCGTGCTTGGCACCCTGCACCGCGTTGGCGCCGACGCCACCGAGGCCCAGGACCAGCACGACGTCGCCGGGCTTGACGCCACCGTTGACGGCCGCACCGAATCCGGTCGCCACGCCGCACGAGGCGAGGCACGCGAGCTCGAACGGGATGTCCTCGGGCAGCTTGACGGTCTGCATCTCGTGGCACACGAGGTAGTTCGAGAACGTGCCGAGGCGCGTGACGCCACCGACCTGGTTGCCGTCGGCGTCGTGGAAGCGCGGGGTGCCGTCCATGCCCATGCCGGTCTCCATGCCGGCGCCGTTGTTGCAGATGTACTGCATGCCGCGGGCGCAGTACTCACACTGGCCGCAGGCCGGGATGAACAGCGTCGCGACGTGGTCGCCGACCTTGACCTTGGTGACCTTGGAGCCGACCGCCTCGACGATGCCGGCGCCCTCGTGGCCACCGACCATCGGCAGGTCGACCGCGATGTCGCCGGTCACGAAGTGGTCGTCCGAGTGGCACAGGCCGCTGGCCATGACCTTGATGCGGACCTCGTTGTCACCGGGCTCCTGGAGGTCCAGCTCCTGGACCTTCCACTCCTCGTTGAGACGGTGGATGACGGCTGCGCGTGTCTTCATGGTGGTGCCTTTCATGGGGTTCGGGTCTGCGGGTGCGGGATGTTGCTAGGTCGCCACGTCGGGTCGGACCTCGGACTGGCGACGGCGTTCGCCGCGGCTCTTGACGAGCTTGGACAAGATGACGGCGATGACGAGCGCGCCGCCGTAGAAGAGCTGCTGGACGTACTGCTGCGCGCCCATGAGCTGCAGACCGGTGATTCCGGTGACCAGGAAGTAGACCGCGATGAGCGTTCCCCAGGGGTTGAAGCGACCGATCTTCAGGACGGTCGAGCCGAGGAAGCAGGCCGCGAACGCGGGCAGCATGAACGCCTGGCCCGACGTGGGGTCGGCGCTGGCGGTGGTGCCGGCGTAGATGACGCCGGCGACACCTGCGACACCGCCCGAGATGATCATCGAGGTCCAGCGCAGGCCCGAGACGTTGACGCCGTTGAGGCGAGCCACGTCGCGGCTCTGGCCGGCGAACAGCAGGCGCTGACCGAAGGCCGTGTGGTCGAAGACGTACCAGATGATCACGCACAGGGCGACGGCGTAGTAGAAGTCGAGGGGGATCGACAAGAAGGGCTGCGTCAGCATCGTGTCGGACAGCTGGCGGTCGACGCCGGTGATCGTCACCGAGTTCGAGACCCAGTAGATGATGCCCTGCACGACGGTGCCGATGCCGAGCGTCACGATGAACGGATCGATGTCGAAGCGGGTGATGACGAAGCCGTTGACGACGCCCACGAGCATGCTGACGACGATCGCGGCGATGACCGCGGTCCAGATGTTCCAGCCCTCGTTGACGTTCAGCACCGCGACGACGACCGCCGACAGGTTGAGGGTCGAGGCCACGGACAGGTCGTAGTCGCCGGCGCGCAGCGGGACGATGAGTCCCAGCGCGAGCACCAGCAGCACGGCCTGCGAGCCGAGCATGTTGGAGATGTTGGCCGAGGTCGGGAACGTGTCCGGCTGGAGCAGCGCGAAGACGAGGAACAGCACGGCCCACACGCCGAGGAGTGCGAACCTCTCGGGCTCCCCGGTGCGCTTGCGCCCGATCTTCTTCTTGGTGGTGCCCGGCGATGCCGGCGTGGTCGTGGTCATGACGCTTCCTCTGCATAGACGGCGGACGCGAGGGCGTCCTTGGTGATGTCGTCCCCGTTGAGCTCGGCTCGGACGTGGCCCTGGTCGAGCACGATCACGCGATCGGCCATCTCGACGAGCTGCTCGTAGTCGGACGTGGCGCACAGGACCGTCATGCCCTCCGCGACCGCGGCCCGGATGAGCTTGAAGATCTCGCGGCGGGCGCCGATGTCGACGCCTTGGGTCGGCTCGCTCAGCAGCATGACGCTGGGCGCGGTGTCCATCCACTTGCCGAGCAGGGCCTTTTGCTGGTTGCCACCGCTCAGGTGACCGAACTGGGCGTCCGGGTTGGGCGGCACGACGTTCAGCCGGTCACAGGCTTCCTGCGCCTGGACCGCGAGCGCCTTCCAGTCCACCCGGAAGCCCTTCGCGCGGTTGGTCAGGAACGGCAGCGACATGTTCTCCTTGACCGTCAGGCCGAGCACACCGCCTTGTCCCTTGCGGTCCGCCGGGATCAAGATGACGCCGCGGCGCATCGAGCTGATCGGCTTGGGCTTGGCGACGGTCTCGCCGTTCTGCAGGATCTCGCCCGCACGGGCACGGCGCGCACCGTAGAGCAGCTCGGGGAGCTCCTCGAAGCCCGAACCGGCCAGACCCGTGATGCCGACGACCTCACCGGCGTACAGGTCGAGATCGAGGTTGTCGATCCGGTTGCCCGTCAGCCCGCGCGCCGACAGCAGCGGCGGACGGTCGTCGCGGACGACCGCGGCGCCCTTGGCCACGTGCTCGTCGCGAGCGCCGAGGATCAGCTGGACCAGGTCGTCGCGGGTCGATCCCGCGGTTGCCCGGGTGCCGGCGGTCTCGCCGTTGCGGAAGACCGTGACCCGATCGGTGACCTGCAGGATCTCGTCGAGGTCGTGGCTCACGAGGAGCACCGCGTCGCCGTTGGCCCGCAGGCGACCCAGCAGGTCGAACAGCAGACCGACCTCGTGCCGCGGCAGGAACACCGTCGGCTCGTCGAGGACCAGGATCTGTCCCCGTCGGTCCGCGTCGGAGCTCCGCTCCTGACCGCCGACCGCGCGGATCACGGCGACCATGGCCCGCTGGACGGGGGTGAGCATGTCGATCGTGGCGTCGACGTCGACGCCGACGTCGAAGCGTTCGATGAGGTCGTTGACCCGGCGGCGCTCGGCCGCCCAGTCGACGCGACGCATCGCGCCGGCGTCACCGAACGCGTCGAGCGCCATGTGCTCCAGGACCGTGCCGGCCGGAGCCAGACCCAGGTCCTGGTGCACGAAGCCCATGCCCTGGTCCCGCAAGCCGCGCGGCCCGAACGGGCTGCGCAGCTCGCGGCCATGGATGCTGACCTGCCCGCCGTCGGCGTCGTGGAAGCCGGCCAGCACCTTGATCATGGTGGACTTGCCGCTGCCGTTCGCCCCGAGGAGACCGTGCACCTCCCCGGGAAGGACGTCGATGTCGACGCCGCGCAGGGCGGGCACGCCGTTGAAGGCCTTGTGAAGGTTCGTGACCCGGAGCAGCGGGGCGGGCGTGGCCGCCCCGCTGCCGACGGTCGAGCTTTGGGTAGTCATGGGTTACTTGAGGCCCCACAGCTTGAGGAACGCGTCCGGGTACTCGTCGCCGAATCCCTTGCCGCTCTGCGGCGGGTTGCCGGTCTCGTCGACGTTCGAGGCGTCGATGAGGCGCAGCGGTCCGGTCTCACCCTTGATCGGGTCCTCACCGAGCATCGCGCGGAACGCGACGTCCAGGTTGACGTACGAGACCCAGTCCGGGTTCTCCGCGACGTTGACCGCGACCGAGCCGTCCTTGACCATCTTGAGGATGGCCGGGGTGCCGTTGAACGAGTAGACCTTGATGTCACGGTTGGGCGCGGCCTGCTTGATGCCGGGCACCGCGTAGAGCGCCATGTTGTCGTAGATCGGCAGGACGGCGTTGATCTTCGGATCCTTCAGCAGCGCCGACTGCACCTGGCCCTGGATCTGCGTCGACCACTGGGCGACGGGCACGTTCATGACCGTGGTCTTGGAGCCGCTGGGGCCCTCGGACTTCAGGGTGTCCTGGATCGTCTTGACCATGCCGGCCGACGGGCCGGTCTCCGAGGACTGGATGACGAGCGCGTGGACCGGATCGCCCTTGAGGTTGGCGATCGCGTACTGCGTGAACAGACGGGCTGCCTGGTTGAACGGGGCGAACGCCTCGTACTCCAGACCCGGGGTGCCCTCACCCTCGCTGTCGCTGAGGTGGAGCGGGATGACGGGGATGCCGGCCTTCTTGGCCGCGTCGATCTGCGGGCCGAGGGTCTCCGCGAGCGGACCGTTCAGCATGATCGCTCCGGCCTTGGCGTTGATCGCCTGCTGGATGCCCTGCTGGAACGAGGTCTGCGTGCCGTCCGAGGGGAAGGTCACGAACTTGATCCCGGCCTCGGCCGCGACCTTCTTCATGGCCTTCTCGCCGACCGAGTAGAACTCGGCCTTGCTGTCGATCGGGATCGAGTAGATCGTCTTGCCCTTGAGGGACGAGACGTCGATCGGCGAACCGAGGTCATCGGTTCCGGGGATGGCCTTGGCCTCCTCGACCTTGGCCTTGGCGGCCTCGGCCTTCGCGGAGTCACCTCCGCCGCCGGAGCCGCCGTCGGACGAGCTGCTGCCGCAGGCGCCGAGCACGAGCAGCGCGGCAACGCCGGCCGCGAGTGCCGAGATCTTCTTGGTCTTCATCAAAAACTCCAATGTGTGGGGGTGGGGCAGGTGATGTGCTGTCGATCGCCCTCGAAGTGCCGCTATCGGTTTGCGAGAGTGGGGTCTTCGATGAGGTCGTCGTAGATCCGGGCGATGGATCGACGCTGGAACATCTCGACGAGGGAGTCGGGGTAGCCGACGTACTCGTCCGTGTCGACGTGGATGTTGTCCTCGAAGCGGATCTCATCGCACGCCTGATCACGGGTGTGGCCTGCCGCGATCGCGGAGGCAACCTGCGACACGACCTCGCGACCGAGCGCGCGGTAGTGGTCGACCACCGCGCGATCGGCGACTTCGCCATGTCCGGGAACCAAGTACTGGAAGTCGTACGCCGCGACGGCGTCGATCGCGTCGAACCAGTTCGCGAGGCGCGAGTCCTGGAAGGACGGGAGGCCGGCCTCGCACACGATGTCACCGGTGAAGATGACCGCGTCCTGGGGGAACCAGGCGAGCAGGCTGTTGGCGGTGTGGCCCGGACGGAACGTGAGCTCGAGGCTCGCGCCGGGGACGTGGAGGTCGAGCTCCTCGCTGAACACGACGTTCGGCACGCGCACCGAGTAGTCGTCGACGAGCGCGACGGCATCGGGATCGATGCGCGCGAACAGGTCGCGGAGGTACTCGTCGGTCGGCGCATCGGTCAGCAGGCGCTCGCGGGTGCCGCGGTGCGCGACGACGTCACCGCCCATCCAGAAGTTGCCGATCGTGTGGTCGGGGTGGTGGTCGGTGT contains these protein-coding regions:
- a CDS encoding aldehyde dehydrogenase family protein; this translates as MTVTPDISAPIEHTKLLIGGEFVDALDGKVFDTINPSTGEVITQVAEGSAADVDRAVAVAREAFENGPWRRMKPNERAAALWRLGDLLLADADEMGRVETLDQGKPFAFAKGGDVPSAAGLFHYMSGFATKLEGATIPISAPGNFHTYTRREALGVVGLIVPWNFPLTISAWKLAPALAAGNTVVLKPAEATPLSALRLGQLALEAGIPPGVFNVVNGYGSTVGQRLAEHPDVDKVSFTGSTATGRRILDSAKGNLKRVTLELGGKSANIIFPDADIEAAIAGSSAGIFFNAGQACAAASRLYVHDDVYDEVVAGMAEKARQIKVGDGFDPTSEIGPVASKEHFERVSGYLEVGKGEGEVVTGGARIGERGYFIEPTIFAGAAPDSRIIKEEIFGPVVVASRFSDTEDVIAQANDTRYGLASGIWTSNVSTAHSVAARIQAGTVWVNSYGVFDPSMPFGGMKESGWGREMGHDVMHDYTDVKTVCVNIDA
- a CDS encoding Zn-dependent alcohol dehydrogenase encodes the protein MKTRAAVIHRLNEEWKVQELDLQEPGDNEVRIKVMASGLCHSDDHFVTGDIAVDLPMVGGHEGAGIVEAVGSKVTKVKVGDHVATLFIPACGQCEYCARGMQYICNNGAGMETGMGMDGTPRFHDADGNQVGGVTRLGTFSNYLVCHEMQTVKLPEDIPFELACLASCGVATGFGAAVNGGVKPGDVVLVLGLGGVGANAVQGAKHAGADHIIVIEPVTAKHDQAAVFGATEVYASIPEAQSRIDHLTNGQGVNVAIITVGRVDGDIIGDAFRAVGKSGTCVLVSVGQSTEGISINPQDFTNFAKHFQGVMYGNCNPTADIPQLLQMYKDGTLKLDELVTRRYKLDEINEAVADMHAGRNIRGVVIHEH
- a CDS encoding ABC transporter permease — translated: MTTTTPASPGTTKKKIGRKRTGEPERFALLGVWAVLFLVFALLQPDTFPTSANISNMLGSQAVLLVLALGLIVPLRAGDYDLSVASTLNLSAVVVAVLNVNEGWNIWTAVIAAIVVSMLVGVVNGFVITRFDIDPFIVTLGIGTVVQGIIYWVSNSVTITGVDRQLSDTMLTQPFLSIPLDFYYAVALCVIIWYVFDHTAFGQRLLFAGQSRDVARLNGVNVSGLRWTSMIISGGVAGVAGVIYAGTTASADPTSGQAFMLPAFAACFLGSTVLKIGRFNPWGTLIAVYFLVTGITGLQLMGAQQYVQQLFYGGALVIAVILSKLVKSRGERRRQSEVRPDVAT
- a CDS encoding sugar ABC transporter ATP-binding protein encodes the protein MTTQSSTVGSGAATPAPLLRVTNLHKAFNGVPALRGVDIDVLPGEVHGLLGANGSGKSTMIKVLAGFHDADGGQVSIHGRELRSPFGPRGLRDQGMGFVHQDLGLAPAGTVLEHMALDAFGDAGAMRRVDWAAERRRVNDLIERFDVGVDVDATIDMLTPVQRAMVAVIRAVGGQERSSDADRRGQILVLDEPTVFLPRHEVGLLFDLLGRLRANGDAVLLVSHDLDEILQVTDRVTVFRNGETAGTRATAGSTRDDLVQLILGARDEHVAKGAAVVRDDRPPLLSARGLTGNRIDNLDLDLYAGEVVGITGLAGSGFEELPELLYGARRARAGEILQNGETVAKPKPISSMRRGVILIPADRKGQGGVLGLTVKENMSLPFLTNRAKGFRVDWKALAVQAQEACDRLNVVPPNPDAQFGHLSGGNQQKALLGKWMDTAPSVMLLSEPTQGVDIGARREIFKLIRAAVAEGMTVLCATSDYEQLVEMADRVIVLDQGHVRAELNGDDITKDALASAVYAEEAS
- a CDS encoding sugar ABC transporter substrate-binding protein; amino-acid sequence: MKTKKISALAAGVAALLVLGACGSSSSDGGSGGGGDSAKAEAAKAKVEEAKAIPGTDDLGSPIDVSSLKGKTIYSIPIDSKAEFYSVGEKAMKKVAAEAGIKFVTFPSDGTQTSFQQGIQQAINAKAGAIMLNGPLAETLGPQIDAAKKAGIPVIPLHLSDSEGEGTPGLEYEAFAPFNQAARLFTQYAIANLKGDPVHALVIQSSETGPSAGMVKTIQDTLKSEGPSGSKTTVMNVPVAQWSTQIQGQVQSALLKDPKINAVLPIYDNMALYAVPGIKQAAPNRDIKVYSFNGTPAILKMVKDGSVAVNVAENPDWVSYVNLDVAFRAMLGEDPIKGETGPLRLIDASNVDETGNPPQSGKGFGDEYPDAFLKLWGLK
- a CDS encoding MBL fold metallo-hydrolase → MTLQQITSRVHVETAHLGSNNSIIVGDDQLILVDSPHRPTDAMQWNKTVSAFGETRFIVNTDHHPDHTIGNFWMGGDVVAHRGTRERLLTDAPTDEYLRDLFARIDPDAVALVDDYSVRVPNVVFSEELDLHVPGASLELTFRPGHTANSLLAWFPQDAVIFTGDIVCEAGLPSFQDSRLANWFDAIDAVAAYDFQYLVPGHGEVADRAVVDHYRALGREVVSQVASAIAAGHTRDQACDEIRFEDNIHVDTDEYVGYPDSLVEMFQRRSIARIYDDLIEDPTLANR